DNA sequence from the Odocoileus virginianus isolate 20LAN1187 ecotype Illinois chromosome 8, Ovbor_1.2, whole genome shotgun sequence genome:
atctgaaaatgtttttatgtgTATTACATTGGAACCTCAAGCACTGGCTTTGTATCTCAAAGTTGGAAGAAATGAGATTGATGTCCCACACAGTTGTAAAATGCCAAAAATAAGTAGACCTGAAATGAGTTAAAGCCCAGTATTCAGAAAGGCCAAGTAAAAACTTCAGATCAAGGGTAGCTGTAATTGAAAGGGTCCAAATAAGTATTTAAAACCACTCCCTGCTGGAACTGCTAAGATTTCTGAATTTCAAATTGGCATTTTATGTTTGACAAGGTGACATTGTATAAGAAATGTATTGTAAAACACTGCTGTACAATAGGAAAATGATTGAATGTAAATATTTCAAGATGTGGACCACTGTTCAAATGTTATCATAAATCTTTGCCATTGTTTTAGGGTATAACTCTTCATGCATATATGAGCTGAATTGATAGCGCCAGCTCTTGGGGAGGGAAATCATCAGCAAGTTTCTGCCTCGCTGTCAGCACTAGTGTGATTTGACCACAGAAGTATCCTGTTAGGTGTTTCCTGTTATTATCATATGCTTGTAATTATATAAATGGGGAAACCCTCTTTTGAAGATACTACATCTGTCCTTGCTCTTATCCTGTTCATTGAGCAGTCTGAAATGGCACTGTTACATGAAATTAGGATGGGTGGACACAGTTTGCACTCTTaaactttagaaagaagaaagcttAAACTGTAAGGTTAACTATCCTCCCATTCCTTGCAGGTTTGGAAGGTTTACAGTGGCTGCTCTGCAGTCCAAAGTAGAGCAGTACGAACGTGAAACCAATCGTCTCAAGAAAGCGCTGGAACGAAGTGATAAATATATAGAGGAACTGGAGTCTCAGATTACACAGCTGAAGAATTCAAGTGACGAGAAGGAAGCGATGAATGCCATTTGTCAGAGAGCACTTTCTACAGACAGCAAAGGGAACAAAGGCACCGAGGAGGATATGGCATCCAAGAACCAAGGTGATGGTGCCAGAAAGCAGCTCGGCTCAGCCCCCTCGAGTTCTCATCTGGCAAAACCTTCTAGCAGTTCTGTCAGGCAGGAAGGCACCGGCAAAGCAGAAGCAAACTGTTCTAAGAACCAAGACCTGTATCAGAAGCGAGTGGAAACAATGCTCACTGTGACAGATACAAGTATGGATACCTATCTGGAAAGAGAATGGGGAAATAAGCCAAGTGATTGCGTGCCCTACAAAGATGAAGAACTCTATGATCTTCCAGCTTCCTGTACTCCTTTGTCCCTTAGTTGTCTTCAGCTCAATACGCCAGATAATAGAGAGAGCTCTGTGGTCAAAGCAGGAGGGTCTAAAAAGCAGTCAAACCATCTCAGAAAATTGATGTTTGATGATTTCTGTGATTCTCCGAATGTGTGTAATAAAGATTCTTCAGAAGATGATAGAAGTGAGAGTGAAAAGAAATCAGAGTGTTTTACTTCCCCAAAGACAGGGTTTTGGGATTGTTGTTCCACAAGCTATGCCCCCAGCTTGGACTTTGAAAGCTCAGAGGAGAACACAATAGCAAATTGTGTTGGagaaatttcttcaaaattgAGTGAGAAACCAGGTTCATGTTTATCCAAGAGGTTGAATTCTCTCCGCTCTTTTGAAATGAATCGGACAAGAACATCCAGTGAAGCATCAATGGATGCAGCTTACCTTGACAAAATCTCGGAGCTGGATTCAATGATGTCAGAGTCAGACAATAGCAAGAGCCCCTGTAATAACGGTTTTAAGTCGCTGGACTTGGATGGGTTATCAAAGTCATCTCAGTGCAGTGAATTCCTTGAGGAAACAGATAAGTTGGAAGAAAGAACTAAACCAAACCTTTCTAAAGGTTCTCTGACTACTGATCAgttagaaaatggaaatgaatggaaacccaattctttttttctcctctctccatctgaccaagaaatgaatgaagattTTTCACTCCATTCCAGTTCAAACCCAGGAACCAATGAAATCAAACCACCAAGTTGTTTGTTTCAGACTGAGTTTTCCCAGGGTGTTTTGCTAAGCAGTACAAACCGGCTATTTGAGGATCAAAGGTTTGGGTCATCTTTGTTTAAGATGTCCTCAGAGATGCCTGGTCTTCATAACCACCTTCAGTCTCCTTGGTCTACTTCTTTTGTGCctgaaaagaggaataaaaatgtgaatcagtcagcaaaaagaaaaatccagagcAGCCTTTCCAATGCCAGCCCATCAAAAGCAACTAAAAGTTGACAAATTAGAAAGATGTCATTTATGTTTTTGTCCTGAGAGGAATATAAGgttttaaagttacttttttttcccctcatgaaAGCTCTGTACAATTTTGAATTGATAATCTTTAGTCAGGTGTCAAGTCAGAATGGTGGATTAGCCTGTACCCTGGAtacttttgttcattttgaagagttaatcttttcatttccatttattgATCTTTTTTGACCAGAGAAGTTAGGGAGAGGGTTCGTTTTGTGTCTGGTTTgggtatattttgttttcttgaatctTGATTTATCTATTCAGATACAATGACCTATTAGTAAGCCTCAGTTATCTTCAGAATTTGGATTTCTTAAATAAAAGCTTTGGTGCAGTCTATATACTGTTCATAAGACACTTTTCTTTAAAGCTTCCTAGGGTGGAAATTACTTTTCCTGCccctttttatttatgtttagtgATAGTCTAACTTTTATTCAAGGCCACGATGGAGAAACAGCACTCAAACCTTAGTCCAATATTCATTGGCTCTTTTTTTAGGTTTTAcatatatgtttgcatttttaacagtGTGTTTTGTCTAGTCTTTGTGAAAATGTGTTGCTAGTAAGAGAGAATACATTTTCtgtatgaaaatatttgttttttgtccggtagctttcattcttttacctttttgtgtgtgttgaaaGTCAGAAATTTGCCTACTTTAGCAAGAAGGCAGGGAACAGTTGGGTTTGGAGAAGATTAAACATGGTAGCTTTTCATTATTTCAGATAGGTGCAAAAGCATTCATTGCCAAGTTCTTGATCCACTTATGTCCCAGGAGAGCTTTCTTTGGAGTGGTAAAGTTCTTGTTTGCATGTTACTGTTCTTTATGGAAACTTGGTATGCATGGTAGTGGTCTTGCTTGCACTGTTTTACTTacttaagaaaaagaagtttCAGTTGGCTAAAAGATTATCTTTTATgtaggacaaaaaaaaagattgtttttcaTGAAGAGTGTTGAGAGGAGGGTGAAAATAGGTGAGCTAAGCACAATTTTTAATTTAGGTTCTTAAAAAGTATATTCTAAACATGTTTGGTATGCCTGTATAGGCCTTTAAAAATGGTTTGTATGTTAATGACTTGTTTATCTAATGTGCACTGAACATTTTACATTAATACTGTACTGTTTTACATTAATACTGCATGCTTTTCTATGTGAACTGAATAAAGGATGTCATAAACACTGTAATCCTTCATGTTGTCCCATGTTGAATTAGCCTACAAAGACCAGTACAACTTAGCATTTTTTATTGTATTGCTCTTATTAtacaggggttggcaaactgtgGCCAGTGGTCCCAATTCTGACCTGTGCCTGTTTTTGTGAAAGGCCTGTAAACCAaaaatgttttatacatttttaatggtttttaaaaatccaaagaataTTTCATAACACAGGAAAATGATATGAGGTTTAAATCTCAATATTTCTAGACAAAGTCTTGTTCGAACACAGCTACACGTTTTACATTTTATCTGATAGGACTGCTTTAGCACTTTTAGAGCAGAGCTGAATAGTTGCagcagagaccatatggcccaaaaagcctaaaatatttactagttGGCCTTTTACAGAGAAGTTTGCTGACCTTTCTTGTAATTGACTCAAGATTCAATGAAACCATAGAagtataaaaaaatcacttttatgaGTTCAAAAATCATGACCTCTGCTTTTAGAAGTAATAagaatctcccccaccccccaccaccccgacAAAAGGCTTAATGTAAAGTGTAGTTTTTGTTCTATCATATTTTTTCCAATAAGTATTTGTGCATGACTTTGTCTTTCTGATAATCTTTAAGTTAGTGGGTAAACTTTCATAGATACTGCCATTTAAATATCTTTGACAATTGGATATGCATTTGAAGTTCTATTAAATGTAGAAATCTAAAATCTTTCTGAATAGAGTAAACTTGGGGGTAAACCTCACTCTAATTctgtctgtaatttttttttttcaccatgagTGTGTTAGTTTTTAATACAAACTGACACTGTGTCATGGAAATGCAGAGTGTGCAGCCTGATTGACTAATGCCTAATGGGGGTGAGGGTGTCTCTCTCGGGCTGGAGTATTTCCCAGCTGCTTCAGAAACACTGCTTCATCCTCTCCAAAACACTATCTCATGTATCATATTAAAATAACCTGACATTACtcaattaaaggaaataatctgTGCAGGATTTGATTTTAATGATCCTTCACATTTGTACTCCTAACCTCTTTACCATAATCTCAAATGTCATGACAGATATGGTAgtctcattttgttgttgtttagtcgctcagtcatgtctgactcttttacgaccccatggactgtagcccaccaggctcctctgtccatgggatttttcaggcaagaatatgggagtgggttgccatttcttctccaggggaacttcctgacccacagattgaacccgagtctcccgcattgacaggcggattctgtaccactgatccaccagggaggcccagtcccattttaaaatgtatctattGTATATACACACTCAAAAGCTACCTTTTATTGATACCAGGTACTCTGCTAGCCTCTGTCTTGTGTAATCTTTTCAAACTCTGTGAGCcaagaattttctccagtttACCAATCAGTGAATTGAGAATTAGTGATCACACAGCTAGCATGGGCTTAGAACCCTGTCCTGGAGCTGGGCCTCAGACTCCAGAGATTGTAGCATTCATCCCTCAAGCATCAGATGCTTGGGAGCTCACATTTGCAGGCCAAAGGATGAATGGATTTGAAATttccaaggattttttttttaagtagtattTTGGAAGTATTAGCATGTTTCTTTTCAAGTAGCATTTAACTCCTGCCCATGCCCTGGATCTAAGGCTGCTCCTAAATGGAAGCTCAGGGATGGGAATTGTGTGTGTGCCACTTTTAAGTTTATAAAGATTCACATTAATTCCGACATTTAGATGAATTTCAAAATAGCACTAAGGCTATATTTGAAAAAGATGTGCAAGTGATAAAGGGAAAAGACATCACTTCATGTCTTTATAAAAACAGTACCTTTTGACTGCTCATCTCGCTATAGCTAAGCGAATGTGGCAAGATGCTAGGTATTTTTTTGACATGACCTTTAGTGTTtatcttttaatgtttaaaatctcCATCCCATTCAAAATTACAtgtctttttcctgttttaatgGATCAACTGAGACTTAAAACGGCAGACGTTAAGATATATAGTCCCTTAATATCAAATCTGCTGTGTTTTCTTATAAACTCATATTTACACTGGTTTGAAACCTCTAAAGGTACCACTGAACAAGGGAAGAACTTTGGTCTTGATTCTTAAGATGTTTCAGGAACTTGTTTCTATATACTTGAATGGTATTCAATTATTCAAAGTGTAATTCATGCATTAGAATTTCCCTTCCTCATTTTTGTACCTGTGGATGATATTTGTAGAGAACAGTTTCATTTCATGGAGTTTGGCCTATTAGATTAGAAGGGTTTCCTGAAGCCTCATAAGAAGGTCTCTGTTCCTATTCTAGGGAGTCCTACCACAGTCTTTGCCTATCATGATGTAACCCGATCCTTTTAATAATACTTGGCAGAGAGAAAACCTTTTAAGCAATGATCTCAGAGTGCATAGTGAACATTTATTGCCTAATTCTCGGAACCCCACTCAGAGAGGAAGCATCTATTAAGTTGCAGTTTTCTTTTAAGGACCCATCTGAAGCTTAGGCTTGGTTGATCTTCAGTCTGCTGTGACAGAGGCAGTCTAGAATACCTTTGATTGAAGCTCCACTTCTTGAAACTAGGTACATTCCTAGGTCTGATTTGTCTTAATAGGGAGTAGATCCTCTCTAATGTTAGTTGGATTAACCAAGTGTGTAGAAGTGTGTGCCTAATGTGACACATAATTTGAGGATGTAAAGATCCAATACCCTAGGGCAAGGATTTCACATAGACATAAACCAAGGAGGACCTAGGTCCGGCCCACTTTAATTCTTCTATAAAATTGGTGAGTACAAAAGTGTCTGCACCGGGGATAGCCTGGAGCAGAGAGGAAAGCTGATGGCTTCCGAAGCGCTATTTGTGTTGGGTCTTTAGGATGGATAAGAGCTTGATGCAGAAGAGAACATCGACTTCTGCGTGTGTACCCGCTATCCTGCCAGTGGGCGCCTATTCCCAGCCGTCACGGAAGAGGTGCTGAAGAAACCCAAGTCGGGCTCCCGATGGACAAAGACTTCCCGATTGCTTCAGCCTGCGCTGCCAAGTTTGGCTTTGGTCCGCCGCCTCTCTCTGGGCGTCCCCTGAGACTCCAGGCTCGCCCTCGCCGCTAGAACCGGCGGCCTGCCGGCGAGACTGTGACTCCCTGGGCGCTGGCAGGCTCAGGAGGTGGCAGGGCTGGGCCATCATCTGCCCATTAAGCCGAGGCTTGGCGCTCCGAGGGCCGGAAGGCGCGACCTCGCTTCACTCACCGGGTCATTTGTGCTGGGGGCGGGGAAGTGTGGTCTGGCCCGTCTGTCTGGGCTGCGATCCCGCTTTCTTCCCTCTGGTGCCGGCGAACCCCTCCTTCCCGGATTCTCGAAGCCAGTGacgctcccccacctccccaaggCTCCCGGGACAGCAGACCTGCCCGCGCCCCTCCAGCTCGAGTTTCCCGCGCTCTTGAGGGCGCTCTCAGAAGCTCCCGTTCAGGCTCCACCCAGAGAAGGGACCCGGGCCGaggattcctttcattttattactaCTCGCGAAACCTGGCGATTAAGACGCGAAACCAACAAAGAGTTTTCTTTCCACCTTAACCTTGCACACAATCctttaacaaattaattaatcCTAATGAATTaacacttcatttatttaaacgcgctacagtccatgaattAAATTTTCATGCAGTGATTAAAGGCTGTTAAAATATGCATGATTTcgttaaaattttataataaatcaggGCAATGTGTTACATGACAAGGCAACTATTTCCCAGTCCCTCGCAAGGGGCTTTGATTTGTGCAGGCGGCGGGGAGGAGGGGCGGTTGATGACGGCGCGGGCGAGCTTTGGAGCCGGGCGGCAGGACCCAGCTCCGCACCTCGGCGTGCGCACTCGGCTTAGCGCTCTGCTCCGCGGCGTCGGGACCCTCCTGGGGATCCCGCTCCCGCAGGCAGAGCCTAGCCTGCGGAGTGCGATGGGCGCTCGTCTCTCCGTCCCCGGAACTGCACTCGCGGGGGGCTGGGGGTCCTCCGGTCTCCTTTAGCTCGCGCGAGCGTTTGGGTAGGAGCGCTGCGCCGGCGGCTCTCCGGGGACAGGAAGGCGACACAACTTCCATCTCGTCGTGTGGGGTCAGGGAAGCGGGTGTCTGCTGTAGAGTTGATGGGTTGGTTGCTGTTCTTAATTAACCAGGAGACCTCGAAGCCCCTTCTCTGACCAGCGCGATCTCCCTTTCCGGaaggggccggggcgggggagcTCTGCTTCCTTTGGGACCTAAACCCCAGGGGCCCCGTGACCAAGCTTAGCGATCCCACCCTTGTCACTCGGACAGCGAAACTGGTCCTGGCAACTAGCGGGCGGGGGAGGCCGGCCCCTGTCAGGACGGAGACGTGGTCATGCATCATCCTTAGGGCTTTCACAAGGTAGGTGGGTTTAAGTCCACCGCGGGGTTAGGGTGGaggtatatatacatagatatctACAAATGTACCGGCCAAGAGTAATAATGACCGGCTGTGAACTTTACTGCCTCATCACCCAGGTCGCAAGTGTATCAGGGAGTGGGGTGGTCGCAATGTTCCCAACGGACGTTGCCTTTGAATTAAACGGCCAGAGGAATGAAAGCAGTGGGTTATCCATCGGCTTCCTCGAGAACCTACGCCGCAGGTCCTAGCCCGGAGCTTTACAGGAGCTGATGACCACCGGCCTCAGTAACTCACCCACGGCCTTTTGGGACCGAGCGGGACAAGAGGCCAGGGTGCGGGTGGGAGAGGAggtggaaaaggaaggaagaggcctTCGGGAAAGTACGAGAGCCTGGCTGTGGACTCGCGCCTTGAGTTGGGCTGGGACTCGGGGATGGCACAGGACCCGGCACCCGCCCAGGACGGCCTGGCGGGCAGAGCGGGCCGGGCGGGCCAGGAGCCTGGTTCTACCCCGCGGGAGGGCTGGGCCGGGATGCGTGAGGGGTGGAGAGGCCCAAGGTCAGAGCAGCCCAGCCTTGGCGCTCGCACCGCCGCCCGGAGGGGAAGCGAAAGTCCGGCAGGAGTCCCTCCTCCGTCCCACCCTTCGGACAGATGGTGTCGGAGGGGAAGGGGGTCTAAAGACCAAgtgcattccctcctccaaggaccgacccccacccccaaattctaGGCCTGCTACTTCCCTGCTGACCAGTTCAGCCTCATCGCTGAAGGCAACCCAGGAGGCCTCGGAAGCCGGCCAACTCCCGGCTCTGGCGACTTTCCCCAGCGCAGGGCGCCGGCTGCGCAGTGAATGGGCCGAGTTTCTGGGCAGGAGCCCAGAGGAAACGGGGCGCCCCGGGTCTGCGAGGAGCAGAGCTCCCTCTGGGGCCGCCCGGGCTTGTAGGTTGGCCCAGCTCCCCGGGTTTGGGCAAGAACGTGGGGTCCGACCTCCTCCACTTGTACACACACAATCTCCACTCACTTCAGTGGACATCCCTCAggaccgcccccacccccatccccgtcCCTGAATGTGGATTAATAAATCGGGTTCAACCccaccgggggtggggggggtaggGGCAGACTGTCCCCGCGCTCCTCTGGAGAGAGAAAGGCTGCCCCGCGAGTGGCAGCTGTGGAGCAGGCGGGGTGGTCAAAGGCGGGGGGCATTCACCCCCGGCTGGTCCCTCCCTTGCGCCGCTTCTCTCCCGCCGGTGTTCACTCCCACCGACCAACGTCtgctccctgggttggagaaAGAGGCGCTGCCAAAGGAAACGTGAAGTGGGGCCTGccaaagaaggaggagaaaattaattaatgagGGAAAGAAATGTGTCTCTGATCCAGATGATAGACTCCCTGTCCCTGGGGGCAGAAATTCCTTGGAAATCAATAGCTGTGCATTCATTACCTCCCTCTTGGTAAACTGCAAAGCTatgagatggggaaggagggaatCTGTGCTGGTCAttaaacagggggaaaaaaaaaacctgcccagAATTCTATGCCAGGGCTCTGATCCCATGAGGGTATCACCAGTTCAGGCGTGGGCCATCCAGTTACTGCAGTCGCCAAACCTGGAAAACAaagcagtaacatggatggactgagCCCCAGTTGGCCACCCTTTCTTTTCACTGCTCTGGGGAACGTAGGGAAAGGCTTGATAAGATCCAAGGAACTGCCGGCAGATCCACCACCGTCTCCCACTCTCTAGCCTGGAACTAAGGCCCGGCAGGGAACTGGTAGGTTAATTCTCCCAAGCATCATCCCCCACCAAGTCCCTCTCTTTGCACCTTGGTCTTGCCCTGGACCACAAAGAAACACCCCTTCACCTGTAGCTACCCCACTATCATAGACTGCCTAGAGGGCAGATACCTGGCTTTTGTACTTCATTTAATCTCCAGTGTCTTGCCCTGGCCGAGATGGGTGCTCAGCAAGTATTTGAGGAAGGAAGATAGGGTAGAAAGTAAATGAGGGAGggatgaaataaattattttggagaAAGAGCTGTCTGGAATCAAGATACGCAGCTCTACCTGGGGACAGCAGGCCCTTCTGTTCGAATCTTCTTCCCTTTTTAGGTAGAGAGGAGACCCCTTCAGTGATCTTCCCTCTGGCCCCCCTcctcaccgccccccaccccaatgACCCTGGCTTGCTGAACTTCTTTTTGCTCCCGCCCCTCCCCATCTGCCTTCTCTTACACACATGTATTGTTCTATGGGGCATTTTCCTAAGTGCCAGGGTACACACAGATGTGCTCTAAATGGGCTTCCAATCCGTTACTGGGAGGGGTGGGTAGTGACTTGGTAATTGTACCCAACCCTGGAGAAAAGTGAGATACTCTGGGCAAAGATCTGCCCCCCATCCCCAACTGGGCCAGTTCACTCAAGTGAACTAGGAGTCTCAACAAGATGGTGAACTCTTGCCCTCAGGCCAGGGACTTACCAGTGGGTTAGTTGGTACCCTCTTAGAATTGGAAGGTAAACTGAGATGGGCTTCGGGGACTcaggagcccccccccccaacgcAGAGTCCGTGTAGCCCCAAACCGTACAGTCCATGTAGCTATTTAAATTTGTTTCCCCCCTGCATTCTTTGGGGTCCCTaaaagccactgtttccctagggggtgggggagacaggaTCTAGGCGCTCCTCCTCTGCGGGGcccttcctccaccccaccctccgccacccaccccctcccccgccggGTAGCTCAAGGAACCGCAGCCATAGGTGTCAGGAAGGATTAAGTTAAGCCTGGACACCCTGTGCGACGACTACCGTAGACTCACTCGCTCCCTCCAGCGATGTCCTGCTCGCAGTCCTTTCCCCGTAGAGATAAAGTTGCATTTAGCAGTCCCAGGGGACAGCGTAATGGATGAAAACAAGGTTCCTTCTCACACTAGCAAGTGAGCATCCTTCTTACTCCCCTCTCGAGCtgcaagggggtgggggagagagaaaggtagcgagaaaagaaaagaaagaggaaaaaagcccTGGTGACGCCTGTGGGCTGTTCTTGGAATGTGAGTACTGAATGGGTCCGCTAAACACGCTCGCGTTTATCCAGAGATCCACGGGAACGCAAATTAGGCTTATAGAAATGAATCTAATCTTTGGTGGAAATACCGATCTCCTTGGTGTGAGACAGACCAGAAAGATTATCTATCTGATCTCTGCCTCCCACAAGCAGCCCCTTGCCACTCTCCAGCTCTCTCGCCGCAGATGCGATAACATCTGGGCTGTTATTATCACCCTGGGCAAGCGCTGAGCCCCTGGGGACTCGGGCACCTGAACTGGGTTCCCCCAGGAGCCCCTTGATCTGTCTGCCACATAAGAGCCATATAGCAGGTTGGCTAATTGATTTATTCCTCTTACGTTTtgatttcataataaaaaaataaaaataataaaaaataaaaataaaggctggAAGAGAGCTTGAGTCcggttcttttaaatttatttgaattaattttttaatcatgCTTTTCTATAAACTGGCTTGATTCTGTCTCctagtgaagaaaaaaaagtgtgtgtatatacatctaTCTATAGATAGATGCATAGAGAAAGAGGCAAACAGTCCAACACGATGTAAGGGAAAATAAAGCTCTCTTCAATATCttattcccttttctctgaagCGATTTCCTTTTCCTGGAGTTTCCAACAtgaagtgtgtgtgagtgtgtgagtgtgtgtgtgtgtgtgtgtgtgtgtgtgtgtgtgtacgctgAAGCGAGGTAAGGATCCCAACTACACCCTGtaaactgtttttccttttgattacAAGAAGCCTCAGATCACCCGGAGCTCGTTTGAAATGTGGGTTTGTACACGGTTAAAGCAGACAAACAATAAGAGAAATTCACAATTTCATTTCAACAGCCGTTCCCTGGTAGAAAGCACACGCTCCTTGTGGCTCCTAAGTGGCTGTCACTGTCGGTGCCTGATACAGTTATAGTCGCAACAACAACGAAGTGTGCGGAGGAAATTAAATTATATGGAAATCAATACCAGCTGACTGCTTCAAACAAATGTCTGTCACCGCGATTATTCTCCAGGAACCTATTTATAAACCATGAAAAGAAACAGGTTCTTGCAGCAAAAGACAGCACCTTCTGCATTTCTGTGTTATTTATACTGTATACAGAGGAACGCGC
Encoded proteins:
- the OBI1 gene encoding ORC ubiquitin ligase 1 isoform X1 translates to MAQTVQNVTLSLTLPITCHICLGKVRQPVICINNHVFCSVCIDLWLKNNSQCPACRVPITPENPCKEIIGGTSESEPMLSHTVRKHLRKTRLELLHKEYEDEIDCLQKEVDELKSKNLSLESQIKTILDPLTLMQGNQNEDKLPVADNPSKIDPETVAEWKKKLRTANEIYEKVKDDVDKLKEANKKLKLENSGLVRENLRLKAEVDNRSPQKFGRFTVAALQSKVEQYERETNRLKKALERSDKYIEELESQITQLKNSSDEKEAMNAICQRALSTDSKGNKGTEEDMASKNQGDGARKQLGSAPSSSHLAKPSSSSVRQEGTGKAEANCSKNQDLYQKRVETMLTVTDTSMDTYLEREWGNKPSDCVPYKDEELYDLPASCTPLSLSCLQLNTPDNRESSVVKAGGSKKQSNHLRKLMFDDFCDSPNVCNKDSSEDDRSESEKKSECFTSPKTGFWDCCSTSYAPSLDFESSEENTIANCVGEISSKLSEKPGSCLSKRLNSLRSFEMNRTRTSSEASMDAAYLDKISELDSMMSESDNSKSPCNNGFKSLDLDGLSKSSQCSEFLEETDKLEERTKPNLSKGSLTTDQLENGNEWKPNSFFLLSPSDQEMNEDFSLHSSSNPGTNEIKPPSCLFQTEFSQGVLLSSTNRLFEDQRFGSSLFKMSSEMPGLHNHLQSPWSTSFVPEKRNKNVNQSAKRKIQSSLSNASPSKATKS
- the OBI1 gene encoding ORC ubiquitin ligase 1 isoform X2, which produces MVRQPVICINNHVFCSVCIDLWLKNNSQCPACRVPITPENPCKEIIGGTSESEPMLSHTVRKHLRKTRLELLHKEYEDEIDCLQKEVDELKSKNLSLESQIKTILDPLTLMQGNQNEDKLPVADNPSKIDPETVAEWKKKLRTANEIYEKVKDDVDKLKEANKKLKLENSGLVRENLRLKAEVDNRSPQKFGRFTVAALQSKVEQYERETNRLKKALERSDKYIEELESQITQLKNSSDEKEAMNAICQRALSTDSKGNKGTEEDMASKNQGDGARKQLGSAPSSSHLAKPSSSSVRQEGTGKAEANCSKNQDLYQKRVETMLTVTDTSMDTYLEREWGNKPSDCVPYKDEELYDLPASCTPLSLSCLQLNTPDNRESSVVKAGGSKKQSNHLRKLMFDDFCDSPNVCNKDSSEDDRSESEKKSECFTSPKTGFWDCCSTSYAPSLDFESSEENTIANCVGEISSKLSEKPGSCLSKRLNSLRSFEMNRTRTSSEASMDAAYLDKISELDSMMSESDNSKSPCNNGFKSLDLDGLSKSSQCSEFLEETDKLEERTKPNLSKGSLTTDQLENGNEWKPNSFFLLSPSDQEMNEDFSLHSSSNPGTNEIKPPSCLFQTEFSQGVLLSSTNRLFEDQRFGSSLFKMSSEMPGLHNHLQSPWSTSFVPEKRNKNVNQSAKRKIQSSLSNASPSKATKS